The window GATGATCGTACGCACGGGCTCACCCGTCACCGCATGCACCTCGCTCAGGTCGGCGGTCACGGGCTCGGCGAGGCGCATGCCCCAGGCGTTCGTGATGATGCGCACGATCGGCTTGTGAACCTGATCGGGATCCGGGTTGCGCGCAACGACGACGGCCAGCTCGTTGGTGTCCAGGATGACGGCGGTGCCCGGCGGGAACACGCCGGTCACGTTGATGAGCGCCTTGACGAGCAGCGGATCGAAGCCGCGCTGCTTCGACTCGCGCATCTCGCGCAGCACCTCGTCGGGCGGCCAGGGCTGCGACTGGTAGCTGCGCTTGGACGTCGCGGCGTCGAAGCCGTCGGCCGTGGCCACGATTCGGCTGAAGAGCGTCGGCTCACGGGGTCGCCGGTTCCGCGGGTAGCCGGTCAGGTCGAGCTTCATGTGGTGCTCGTAGGCCTGCAGCATCGCGCGGTACGGCATCTCGGAGAGGCCGCGCATGGTGAACAGTGCGAGCAGCCCCTCGACGGGATGCCGCTGCATCTGGTTCCACTCCTCCTCGTTCAGCTTGGCCGGCTTGTTCACGATCTCCGGGTCGATGCGCATCTTGCCGATGTCGTGGAACAGCGCGCCCAGGCCGAGCTCGTAGAGCTGGACCTTGCTGAGGCCGAGCTTCTGCCCGATCACGACGCTGAAGATGCACACGTTCACGGAGTGCGTGAACGTGTACTGGTCGTAGTCGCGCAGGGTGGTCATGCCGATGATCGACGTCTCGTTGTTGAGCACCTGGTCGACGATCGACTGCACCGCGCGCTTTACCCTGCGGAGGTTGACCGCGCGCCCCATGCGCATGTCGGTGAGCACGTCCTTGGCGACCTGGACCGACTGGAAGTACGTCGCCTTGGCCGCCTGTTTTGCGTCCTCGTCGAGGATCTGCTCGTAGGCCCCGCGCGTGGGCTCGACCGCGATGTGCTGCGTGGGCGTCTGCCGGAAGCGGTCCTCGAACTGTGCGTACGCCTCCTCCGCCCTGGACGGCCCCTCCCGCAGCAGCAGCGAGAGAAAGAGCGCCAGGTCCCGGGGCGTGACCCCCTGCTGGATCTCGATCTGCCCGATACCGTGCCGGCGCAGCATGCCGGCGAACTGCGCGAAGGACGCGTAGTCCGAGAGGTCGAGACGAAGCCGTGCGTCGTTGAGGAACATGAAGTCGCCGACGAGTCGCAGCTCGACGACGCCCTCACGCTCCAGCACCCGGTCGACGATCTTCATGCCCTCGCCGACCGTGTTCTGCACGGTGGCATTCTCGAGCGGGTAGATGCGGAGCGCCTGTGTCGCCGCGTAGAGCGCAGTGACCAGTGCGCGGCCGAGCGGCTGGAGGACGGTCTCGCTCTGGACGAGCGGCTGCCCCGCGCTCACGATGCGCCTCCCTGCTCGCGCCGCAGCGCCTTCAGCACGGCGTTGCGGACGATCGGCTGCGGGTCGCTGGCCGCCTGCTCGAGTGCCGTGCGCGCAGCCGGTGCGTTGATCTTGCCGAGTGCGAGCGCGGCGCACGCACGCAGCTCCGGCGTCGTACGCGAGAACAGCTTCTTGCCGTTCAGCATGCGGTCGAGCATGTCGATGTTGTCGGCGGTCGCGACTGCACCGAATGCCTCGAAGAACGCCATCTTCTCCGTGAGATCCGCGTCGCGGACGAGCTTGCCGTCGAGCGCCTTTTCCAGGCGCTGCCGTGCGGGGGCATAACGGAGGCTGCCGAGGCCGCGCAGCGCCGCGAGGCGAACCTCGCGGTCCTCGTCGTCGATGGTGTTCTGCAAGGCGTCGAGCGCCGCTGCATTGCGGATGCGGATCAGCGCGTCCACGGCCGTCCGACGCGCGGGTGCGCTCCCGCGCTCGACCAGTGCGACGATGCCCGGTACGGCATCGCCGATGCCGATACGGCCCGCGAGACGCGCGGCGCCGGCGGCAACGGACTCCTCGGTGGCCGCCAGCAGCCGCACGACTTCCGGCTGGTGATCGCGCGCGAGCGTTTCGACAGCCGCCTGCAGCCGCGCCTGCAGTGCCGGCGTGGTTGTCGTCTCGACGGCGTGCAGCAGCAGTGGCAGCGCGCGGGGCCCGAGGTGGGCGAGGAAGGCGCCGAGCTCGCCGGGATCGGGCTGGATGGAGGCTTCCTCGATCGAGCGCAGCAGCTGGCCGACGACGGCCGGCTCGCTCACTTCGCCAAACAGGCGATCCGCCTCGCGCTGCACCGCCTCATTGAGCCCTCCGGCGGCTGTGACGGCCCGGAGCTCCGTGATGAGGTAGGTCGCCGAGCGAAGGTCGCCGCGGCTCAGGAACGCCGGCAGCATCTGGCGCAGGATGCGCAGGATCTCCTCCTGCCACTCGGGAACCTGGTCCTCGAGCCGGTCGAACAGCGCGTTCAGCACGTCCCGCTTGGTATCGCGCGTCCACTCGCGCTCCACTTCCCGCTGCAGGACCTGCATCTCGTCGGGCTCGAGGAAGTACAGCGTCTCCTGGAAATCCTCACGCGTGATCGATGATGCGACCGGCGGCATGCCCGCCTGCACCATCGGCGACTGCTCCTCCACCGGACCGCCCGTCGCGAGCTCCTGCTGGATGGTCGCCGGATCGATGCGAAGTGTCTCGTCGTCTGCAGCTACCACCGGGGGCGGCGCCTGCGGGACGTCGAGGCCCTCTGCAAGCGCATCCACGTAGCTGTACTGGAAGCAGGTGAACTCCTCCTCCCACAGCAGGGTGACCATGTCGTCATCGCCCTGCTGGTCGGCGGCCCGCGCGCGATGCACCACGGAAAGGAAGCGGTCCACCTCGTCCTGGAAGCCGTCGAGGAACGTGAGCTGGCGGACGCCGTCCTTGAAGAACAGGAAGGCCAGGTTGTCGCGGCCGCTGCCCGTCTCGATCAGGTGCCCGTACCAGCGCAGGCCGTTTTCTTCGACGTTGACCGTGACGCTGGCCCCGAGAGAGAAGACATGCGCCGCAATGTCGTGCAGCGTGCGCCGGAAGTTCTGGTAGACCGGGTTGTTGTCCTGGTACAGCCGCCGGGCCCGGACAGTCTTGTCGAGCGCGCCGAACAGCTCGATGACCTCGGCCTCGGGGATGGGCGAGATGCGCTTGGACTCGAGGTCCGACGGACCGTCGGATCCGGCAGCCTGCACGGAAGCGTCAGCAGCGCCGGTGGCAGGCGCGACCGCGGGGCTTTGCTGCGACGCACCGGGGGCAGCGTCGGGCGTCCCCTCGACGCTTGCGCCCGTCCTCAGCGGTCCGTCGGCAGCGCTTCCCATGCGTTCAGCGAGTTCAGTTGACTGGGTCGTCGTCGAATGCGGCGACCTGCTCCACGTCCTTGTCGCCACGGCCACTCAGGCAGATCACGGCCGGACCCGCCGCGCGCCACTGACGCGCCTCCCGCAGGTAGTACGCGACGGCATGCGCGCTCTCGAGCGCGGGGATGATGCCCTCCAGGCGTGCGAGCCGGTGGAACGCATCCAGTGCCTCCGCATCCGTCACGCTCACGTAGCGTGCGCGGCCGCTGTCCTTCAGCCAGGAATGCTCCGGTCCCACGCCGGGGTAGTCGAGGCCTGCGGAGATGGAGTGCGCCGGCGCGACCTGACCGCCTGCATCCTGCAGCAGGTAGCTGAGCGAGCCGTGCAGCACGCCGGGTGATCCGGCGGCCAGCGACGCGGAATGCCGACCGGTGTCGATGCCCGCACCGGCCGCTTCCACTCCGATGAGCTCGACGTCGCTGTCCGCCACGAACGAATGAAAGATGCCCATCGCATTCGATCCGCCACCGACGCAGGCGATCACGGCAGCGGGCAGGCAGCCTTCGCGTTCCTGCACCTGCTGCCGGGCCTCCCGGCCGATCACGGACTGCAGGTCGCGCACGAGACGAGGGTAGGGATCCGGGCCTACGACCGACCCGATAATGTAGTGCGTGCCCTCGACCGAGGCCACCCAGTCGCGCAGCGCCTCGTTGGTCGCATCCTTCAGGGTGCGCGTGCCGCTGTGCACCTCGCGCACTTCTGCGCCCAGCAGCTTCATGCGGAACACGTTCAGCGCCTGGCGCCGCGCGTCCTCCGCGCCCATGTAGACAACGCACTCCAGCCCGAAGAGCGCGCACACGGTCGCGGTCGCCACCCCATGCTGCCCCGCGCCGGTCTCCGCGATGATCCGGTGCTTGCCCATCCGGCGCGCGAGCAGGACCTGGCCCAGCGTGTTGTTGATCTTGTGCGCGCCGGTGTGGTTCAGGTCCTCTCGCTTGAGGTAGACGGTACCGCCCCCGGCGGCTTCCTCCAGGCGACGCGCACGATACAGCGGCGTCGGCCTGCCCACGTAATCCCGCAGCAGCTCGTCCAGCTCCGCCCAGAACGACGCATCCGCGCGGGCCTCGCTCCACGCGGTGTCGAGCTCGTCCAGCGCTGCCATCAGTGTCTCCGGCACATAACGGCCGCCGAACTGGCCGAAACGCCCGGGCCGCACCTTGATCGTGCTCATCAGGTCGCTGCTTCCTTCCGCTGCATGCGCGCCGCTGCCACGAACGCGCGAATCTTCTCCTCGGACTTCTCACCCGGTCCCGTCTCGACACCGCTGCTCACGTCGACCACGTCCGGTGCCAGCACTTCGATCGCGCGCGCGACGTTCTCGGCGCTCAGCCCGCCAGCGACGACCAGCGTGACGTGCTCCGGTACCAGCGCACGGACGTCGTGCAGTGCTTCCCATTCGAACGCAGTGCCGGTACCCCCCGCAGCGTGCGGCGACCATCCGTCCAGCAGGAGCCCGTCCACATGCGACGTCCACGCCGCGACCGCCTCGCGCGCTCCGCGTGCATCCCGCACGCGCACCGACTTCCAGATCGACGCATCCGTGCGTGAGCGCAACATGCCGACGTCCGCGATCGTTTCGCGGCCGTGCAGCTGGAGCGCCCCCAGGCGCAGCCGCTCTGCACATGCGACGATGCGGTCGAGGGGCTCGTCCACGAATACACCGACCGCGCGCGCAGCTCCGCGCTCCGCCAGCACGGCGCGCGCACGCGCCTCGTCCAGTGCGCGCGGCCCGTGCGCGCTCAGGATGACGCCGACGTACGACGCCCCCGCGGCAACAGCCGCTGCCGCATCTTCGGGCCGGCACAGGCCGCACACCTTCACACTGGTCATTGCCCCGGATACACTCCGTCAGAGCCCGTCGGCTTTCGCAACGGAATCACCGACGCGCTCCCCGGTCCCGCGGGCAGGCCGTGAATGCGCGCAGTGCGCCAGCGGGATCCGGCGCGCGCATCAGCGTTTCGCCCATCAGGACCGCGTCCACCCCCGCACGCCCGAGCCGCTCCACGTCCGCAGGACTGCCGATGCCGCTTTCGCCGACGAGCACGACGTCCGCGGGTACCCGTGCCGCCAGGCGCTCAGAAACCGCCAGGTCCGTGCGGAACACCGAAAGGTCGCGGTTGTTGACGCCCACGATGCGCGCGCCTGCGCCGAGTGCCCGCTCCAGCTCCGCCTCGTCGTGTACTTCGACGAGCGCCGCCACCCCCGCGTCACCTGCGGTGGCCAGGAGATCACCAAGCAGCGCGTCATCCAGGATGCGTACGATCAGCAGCACCGCGTCGGCACCTGCCGCGCGCGCTTCCCAGATCTGCGCCGCGGCAACCACGAAATCCTTGCGCAGCACCGGCACGTCGACCGCGGCCCGGATCGCGCCCAGGTCGTCCAGCGAGCCGCCGAACCACTCCCTGTCCGTCAGCACGCTGATCGCGGCGGCGCCGGACACGGCATAGCCGCGGCCTGTCAAGGCGGCGTCGGCGTCTTCGCGGATCCAGCCGGCCGAAGGGGAGCGCCGCTTGAACTCTGCGATCACGCGCACCACACCGGCGTCCCGCAGGGCGCCGCCGAAATCCCGCGCCGGCGGCGCATCTGCCGCTATGGCCTGCACTTCGGCGAGTCGCAGCCGCGCCGCGGCGCCACGCTTGGCCGCCACGATGTCATCGAGCACGGAGACGACTCTTGCGCTTCGGTTCACCTTCGGGTACCTTCCTTCGGTAGATGTTCGGCCCAACCGCACTGCCCAGAGGCTTGCCATGCCGCTGACGAAGCGCCAGAAGGAGATCCTGGATTTTCTCGAGGAGTTCCACGGCGAGAACGGCTACTCACCGAGCTTCGAGGAAATCGCGCAGCACTTCGGGTACACCTCGCTCGCGACGGTGCACGAGCACCTCGAGAATCTGCGCCAGAAGGGCTACATCCGGAAGTCCTACAACGCGAGCCGTTCGATCGAGCTGGTGCCCGCCACCGTTTCGGCGGCGGCGGTCGAGCTGCCCCTGTTCGGCAGCGTTGCGGCGGGTGAGCCGATCGAGGCGATCAACGACACCGAGACGATCGCGGTTCCGGAGGACATGCTGAGCCGGCGCGGCGAGCACTATGTGCTGCGCGTGCGCGGAGACTCGATGATCGAGGAGCAGATCCGCGACGGCGACTACGTCGTCGTCAATTCGCGCAACACCGCGGAGAATGGCGACATGGTCGTCGCGCTGGTCCAGGGCGAGGCGGCGACAGTGAAGCGGTTCTACCGGGAGCGCGACGGTCGCATCCGCCTGCAGCCGGCGAACGAGCGGATGAAGCCCATGTACTTCCCGTCGCACAGCGTGATGGTACAGGGAATCGTGGTCGGCGTGATCCGGCGCTACTGATGTCGCCGGAACGGAACGGTCGCTGGCCGGGACCCCGGGTCCCGGCCGACACAACGCGAGGAGCGAAGATGTCCCAGTCGAGGCGTGGATTCGTGGTAGGCCGCTGCAGCAGGAAGAACACGACGTACGTGGTGCTGACGCTTTCGGCGGGCCCGATCCTCGGCCCGTGGACGCTGAAGGCGGTGGTGTCGAGCAACTGAGATGGACGGAGGTGCCGCGGCATTTCCCCGATGCCCGGATGCTCCTCCTCACACCTCGTGCGTCGCCAGGCGCAAGCGCTCCAGCGTGGCGAACGCCGTACCCTCCTCGATTGCGGCAGCTGCTGTCGCGACGCCCTCCTCCAGGGTTGCCGCGCGGCCGGCGACGTAGATAGCGGCACCCGCGTTCAGCTCCACTGCCGCGCGGGCGGCGCCGCGGGTTCTCCCTGCGAAGATGTCGTGGATGATGCGCGCATTGTCGGCGGGGTCGCCGCCGGCGAGCTCGTCTGCCGTCAGCCCGCTCCAGCCGTACTCCGCGGGATCGATGCGAAGCGGGCGCAGCTCACCCCCTGCGACCTCCACGCCTGACGTGATGCCGAGCGGGCTGATCTCATCCAGCCCGGGCTCGCCGTGCACTACCAGCGCATGGTCGTGGCCCAGCTCGTTCAGTGCGCCCGCGATCAGCTCGATCAGGCGTGGATCCGCAACGCCGACGACCTGCCGGTGCGCGCCTGCCGGGTTCGCCAGCGGGCCGAGCACGTTCATGATGGTGGGCATTGCGAGCTCGCGGCGCACGGGTCCGACGTGTCGCATTGCGGGATGGAGCAGCGGCGCGAACATGAACACGATGCCGGTCGCGTCGAGCACCGCGCCCATCTGTTCCGGGGACAGCTCGATGCGGACACCGAGTGCCTCCAGCACGTCGGCGCTGCCGCAGCGGGAGCTGAACGAACGGTTGCCGTGCTTCGCGATGCGAACGCCGGCCGCGGCCGCGACGACCGCGGCGGCGGTCGAGATGTTGAAGGTGGTGACGGAGCCGCCACCCGTACCGCAGGTATCGACGACGTCGTCGCCGTCCGAGACCGGCACGGGTACCATCACGCGTCGCAGCGCGCGCACGCCCCCGGCGATTTCGGAGGACGACTCCCCGCGCACGCGCATCCCCATGAGCAGCGCACTGACCTGCACGGGCGACGCGCGCCCTTCCATGATCTCGGCAAAGGCGGCTTCGGCGTCGTCTGCCTGGAGACGCTCGCCGCGACCCACGCGCACGATCAGCTCACGCAGTGCGGGCCCCCCGGCGGCTTCATTCTCGCTCGTCATCGATTCTCCTGCAGGGCGCCGGACGTGAGCGGCGCCGCGTGTTTCCGGCGTAACGCGTACGCCCTGACCGCCTCGCTGGCAAGTGCGCGCACGTGCTTGCGCGTGCGCCGGGTGCGCTTATGCTACCCGCGGCCGCGCGCGAAGCAGCGGCATCCACACGGGCGGAACCGATGAAGAGGATCCTTGTTACAGGGGCGGCGGGCCAGGTCGGCACGGAGCTGGTCGCGGCACTGCGCGAACGCTTCGGCGCGGACGAGGTGCTGGCCACGGACATCCGCCAGCCTGCGACCGAAGGGAACGGCCCGTTCCGGACGCTGGACGCGATGGATGCCGCCGCACTGTCGGCCGCGATCGACGCGCACCGGGCGGACACGGTCTACCACCTCGCCGCGATCCTTTCGGCCAACGCCGAGCGCAACCCGCAGCTCGCGTGGGATGTCAACATGCAGACGCTGGTGCATGTTCTCGAGGCCGCGCGCGAGCGAGGGCTGGCGGTGTTCGTGCCGAGCTCCATCGCCGCGTTCGGCCCCGATACACCGGCCGACCCGACGCCACAGGACACGATCCAGCGACCGACATCGATGTACGGAGTGACCAAGGTCGCGGGAGAGCTGCTCTGCGACTATTACGCGCAGCGCTACGACATCGACGTGCGCGGCCTGCGCTACCCGGGGCTGATCTCCTACACCGCGCCACCCGGCGGCGGCACGACGGATTACGCCGTGGAGATCTTCCACCAGGCGCTGCTCCACGGCCGCTACACGTGTTTTCTCGGTCCGGACACGCAGCTCGACATGATGTACATGCCGGACGCTGTGCGGGCGTCGATCGACGTGATGCTCGCCGACCGCTCGTCGCTGCGACACCGCAATGCGTTCAATGTCTCGGCGATGCAGGTCACGCCGGCGGTACTCGCGGACGCGATACGCGAGCACATCCCGGGGTTCCAGGTCGATTACGACGTCGATCCGGTGCGCCAGGCGATCGCGGACTCCTGGCCGCGCCGACTCGATGATTCCGCCGCGCGCGAGGAGTGGGGCTGGCAGCACCAGTACGACCTGCCGCGCATGGTCACAGACATGATCACCCGGCTGCGCGAGCGACTCGGCTCCAGCGCAGCAGCGGGCTGAACGAATCGACGGTTGACCTTCACGGAGCACAGCATGCCTCTCGATCGCCTGGATGACGTACTCGCAGCACATGTCGCGAAGCTGGACGAGGCCGGCACCGCCAAGGGCGCCGAGACCGTGGTGGTCGAAGTGCTCCCATCATCCG of the Longimicrobiales bacterium genome contains:
- a CDS encoding HD-GYP domain-containing protein, producing MSAGQPLVQSETVLQPLGRALVTALYAATQALRIYPLENATVQNTVGEGMKIVDRVLEREGVVELRLVGDFMFLNDARLRLDLSDYASFAQFAGMLRRHGIGQIEIQQGVTPRDLALFLSLLLREGPSRAEEAYAQFEDRFRQTPTQHIAVEPTRGAYEQILDEDAKQAAKATYFQSVQVAKDVLTDMRMGRAVNLRRVKRAVQSIVDQVLNNETSIIGMTTLRDYDQYTFTHSVNVCIFSVVIGQKLGLSKVQLYELGLGALFHDIGKMRIDPEIVNKPAKLNEEEWNQMQRHPVEGLLALFTMRGLSEMPYRAMLQAYEHHMKLDLTGYPRNRRPREPTLFSRIVATADGFDAATSKRSYQSQPWPPDEVLREMRESKQRGFDPLLVKALINVTGVFPPGTAVILDTNELAVVVARNPDPDQVHKPIVRIITNAWGMRLAEPVTADLSEVHAVTGEPVRTIIKTTDPEKYGIRVADYFV
- a CDS encoding HEAT repeat domain-containing protein, which produces MGSAADGPLRTGASVEGTPDAAPGASQQSPAVAPATGAADASVQAAGSDGPSDLESKRISPIPEAEVIELFGALDKTVRARRLYQDNNPVYQNFRRTLHDIAAHVFSLGASVTVNVEENGLRWYGHLIETGSGRDNLAFLFFKDGVRQLTFLDGFQDEVDRFLSVVHRARAADQQGDDDMVTLLWEEEFTCFQYSYVDALAEGLDVPQAPPPVVAADDETLRIDPATIQQELATGGPVEEQSPMVQAGMPPVASSITREDFQETLYFLEPDEMQVLQREVEREWTRDTKRDVLNALFDRLEDQVPEWQEEILRILRQMLPAFLSRGDLRSATYLITELRAVTAAGGLNEAVQREADRLFGEVSEPAVVGQLLRSIEEASIQPDPGELGAFLAHLGPRALPLLLHAVETTTTPALQARLQAAVETLARDHQPEVVRLLAATEESVAAGAARLAGRIGIGDAVPGIVALVERGSAPARRTAVDALIRIRNAAALDALQNTIDDEDREVRLAALRGLGSLRYAPARQRLEKALDGKLVRDADLTEKMAFFEAFGAVATADNIDMLDRMLNGKKLFSRTTPELRACAALALGKINAPAARTALEQAASDPQPIVRNAVLKALRREQGGAS
- the trpB gene encoding tryptophan synthase subunit beta — its product is MSTIKVRPGRFGQFGGRYVPETLMAALDELDTAWSEARADASFWAELDELLRDYVGRPTPLYRARRLEEAAGGGTVYLKREDLNHTGAHKINNTLGQVLLARRMGKHRIIAETGAGQHGVATATVCALFGLECVVYMGAEDARRQALNVFRMKLLGAEVREVHSGTRTLKDATNEALRDWVASVEGTHYIIGSVVGPDPYPRLVRDLQSVIGREARQQVQEREGCLPAAVIACVGGGSNAMGIFHSFVADSDVELIGVEAAGAGIDTGRHSASLAAGSPGVLHGSLSYLLQDAGGQVAPAHSISAGLDYPGVGPEHSWLKDSGRARYVSVTDAEALDAFHRLARLEGIIPALESAHAVAYYLREARQWRAAGPAVICLSGRGDKDVEQVAAFDDDPVN
- a CDS encoding phosphoribosylanthranilate isomerase, whose amino-acid sequence is MTSVKVCGLCRPEDAAAAVAAGASYVGVILSAHGPRALDEARARAVLAERGAARAVGVFVDEPLDRIVACAERLRLGALQLHGRETIADVGMLRSRTDASIWKSVRVRDARGAREAVAAWTSHVDGLLLDGWSPHAAGGTGTAFEWEALHDVRALVPEHVTLVVAGGLSAENVARAIEVLAPDVVDVSSGVETGPGEKSEEKIRAFVAAARMQRKEAAT
- the trpC gene encoding indole-3-glycerol phosphate synthase TrpC, with the protein product MNRSARVVSVLDDIVAAKRGAAARLRLAEVQAIAADAPPARDFGGALRDAGVVRVIAEFKRRSPSAGWIREDADAALTGRGYAVSGAAAISVLTDREWFGGSLDDLGAIRAAVDVPVLRKDFVVAAAQIWEARAAGADAVLLIVRILDDALLGDLLATAGDAGVAALVEVHDEAELERALGAGARIVGVNNRDLSVFRTDLAVSERLAARVPADVVLVGESGIGSPADVERLGRAGVDAVLMGETLMRAPDPAGALRAFTACPRDRGARR
- the lexA gene encoding transcriptional repressor LexA: MPLTKRQKEILDFLEEFHGENGYSPSFEEIAQHFGYTSLATVHEHLENLRQKGYIRKSYNASRSIELVPATVSAAAVELPLFGSVAAGEPIEAINDTETIAVPEDMLSRRGEHYVLRVRGDSMIEEQIRDGDYVVVNSRNTAENGDMVVALVQGEAATVKRFYRERDGRIRLQPANERMKPMYFPSHSVMVQGIVVGVIRRY
- the trpD gene encoding anthranilate phosphoribosyltransferase — its product is MTSENEAAGGPALRELIVRVGRGERLQADDAEAAFAEIMEGRASPVQVSALLMGMRVRGESSSEIAGGVRALRRVMVPVPVSDGDDVVDTCGTGGGSVTTFNISTAAAVVAAAAGVRIAKHGNRSFSSRCGSADVLEALGVRIELSPEQMGAVLDATGIVFMFAPLLHPAMRHVGPVRRELAMPTIMNVLGPLANPAGAHRQVVGVADPRLIELIAGALNELGHDHALVVHGEPGLDEISPLGITSGVEVAGGELRPLRIDPAEYGWSGLTADELAGGDPADNARIIHDIFAGRTRGAARAAVELNAGAAIYVAGRAATLEEGVATAAAAIEEGTAFATLERLRLATHEV
- a CDS encoding NAD-dependent epimerase/dehydratase family protein, whose protein sequence is MKRILVTGAAGQVGTELVAALRERFGADEVLATDIRQPATEGNGPFRTLDAMDAAALSAAIDAHRADTVYHLAAILSANAERNPQLAWDVNMQTLVHVLEAARERGLAVFVPSSIAAFGPDTPADPTPQDTIQRPTSMYGVTKVAGELLCDYYAQRYDIDVRGLRYPGLISYTAPPGGGTTDYAVEIFHQALLHGRYTCFLGPDTQLDMMYMPDAVRASIDVMLADRSSLRHRNAFNVSAMQVTPAVLADAIREHIPGFQVDYDVDPVRQAIADSWPRRLDDSAAREEWGWQHQYDLPRMVTDMITRLRERLGSSAAAG